From Streptomyces sp. NBC_01460, a single genomic window includes:
- a CDS encoding sensor histidine kinase — protein MPKLSGMTGVAGAGGRIAAVVRRLPYALREDLWTAPVDPLPPMGEPGSPVWRPAFGMLLTLGATAVAVWHVPDLVPHGAAVPEYAVLLVVCQAMALLVGMWQPLYAWWASLVLMAVSVRITESAMSPGELFPWTGPEIATQSTALFLLTLRVHPRRACLALALSLLTGLVAGFTTRPHHYSLGIGAAAFVTAVVTGAALRALRVARTELVVQSGLTEEERSRRTLLEERNRIARELHDVVAHHMSVISIQAQVAPHLVENPSDELRENLAGIRENAVEALAELRRVLGVLRSEDAVADGLRQAPQPTLERLDELIGKVRSAGVSVAAETTGRRRPLPPGVELSAFRIVQEALSNVLRHAPGAGARVEVGYHSSAVTVRVTNTAPEVPAARAGGVGHGLLGMRERTAMLGGDLTHGRTPGGGYEVLATLPLEGPA, from the coding sequence ATGCCTAAGCTGAGCGGCATGACGGGGGTGGCGGGGGCCGGGGGCCGGATCGCGGCGGTGGTGCGGCGGCTGCCGTACGCGCTGCGTGAGGACCTGTGGACCGCTCCCGTCGATCCCCTCCCGCCCATGGGGGAGCCCGGATCACCGGTCTGGCGGCCCGCGTTCGGGATGCTGCTGACGCTCGGGGCGACGGCCGTCGCCGTGTGGCACGTGCCCGACCTGGTCCCGCACGGTGCCGCCGTGCCCGAGTACGCGGTGCTCCTGGTCGTGTGCCAGGCGATGGCGCTCCTCGTCGGCATGTGGCAGCCCCTGTACGCCTGGTGGGCCTCGCTGGTCCTGATGGCCGTGAGCGTACGGATCACCGAGTCCGCGATGTCGCCCGGCGAGCTGTTCCCGTGGACCGGCCCCGAGATCGCGACGCAGAGCACGGCCCTGTTCCTGCTGACGCTCCGCGTGCATCCGCGCCGTGCGTGTCTCGCCCTCGCACTGAGTCTGCTGACGGGGCTGGTGGCCGGCTTCACCACCAGGCCCCACCACTACTCCCTGGGCATCGGCGCGGCGGCCTTCGTCACGGCGGTGGTGACCGGTGCCGCTCTGCGTGCCCTGCGTGTGGCCCGCACGGAGTTGGTCGTGCAGTCCGGGCTGACGGAGGAGGAGCGGTCCCGGCGCACCCTCCTGGAGGAGCGCAACCGGATCGCGCGGGAGCTGCACGACGTCGTCGCCCATCACATGTCGGTGATCTCCATCCAGGCGCAGGTCGCCCCGCACCTCGTAGAGAATCCCTCGGACGAGCTCAGGGAGAACCTCGCCGGCATACGGGAGAACGCGGTGGAGGCGCTGGCCGAGCTGCGCCGGGTGCTGGGCGTGCTGCGCTCGGAGGACGCCGTGGCGGACGGACTGCGGCAGGCCCCGCAGCCCACGCTGGAGCGGCTGGACGAGCTGATCGGCAAGGTGCGGAGCGCGGGCGTCTCCGTCGCGGCGGAGACCACCGGCAGGCGCCGGCCGCTCCCGCCCGGTGTGGAGCTGTCGGCCTTCCGGATCGTGCAGGAGGCGCTGAGCAACGTGCTGCGGCACGCCCCGGGGGCCGGCGCCCGGGTCGAGGTCGGCTACCACTCCTCCGCCGTCACGGTCAGGGTCACCAACACCGCCCCGGAGGTGCCCGCCGCCCGTGCGGGCGGAGTCGGGCACGGGCTGCTCGGTATGCGCGAACGCACCGCCATGCTGGGCGGCGACCTCACCCACGGCCGCACCCCCGGCGGGGGTTACGAAGTACTGGCGACACTCCCCCTGGAGGGCCCCGCATGA
- the argC gene encoding N-acetyl-gamma-glutamyl-phosphate reductase, whose product MVVRAAVAGASGYAGGELLRLLLTHPQVEIGALTAHSNAGERLGALQPHLRPLADRVLQPTTAEVLGGHDVVFLALPHGQSAAVAEQLGDEVLVVDMGADFRLADPADWERFYGSPHAGTWPYGLPELPGARAALEGTKRIAVPGCYPTAVSLALFPAYAAGLAEPEAVVVAASGTSGAGKAAKPHLLGSEVMGNMTPYGVGGVHRHTPEMIQNLGAAAGEPVSVSFTPTLAPMPRGILATCSAKAKPGVSADSLRAVYEKAFADEPFVDLLPEGQWPATAAVYGSNAVQIQVAHDEAAGRIIVISAIDNLAKGTAGGALQSMNIALGLPEDTGLSTIGVAP is encoded by the coding sequence ATGGTGGTACGTGCGGCAGTGGCAGGGGCGAGCGGATACGCCGGCGGGGAGCTGCTCCGTCTGCTCCTCACCCATCCCCAGGTCGAGATCGGGGCACTCACCGCCCACTCCAACGCCGGAGAGCGGCTCGGCGCGCTGCAGCCGCACCTGAGGCCGCTCGCCGACCGGGTTCTCCAGCCCACCACGGCCGAGGTCCTCGGCGGACACGACGTCGTCTTCCTGGCCCTGCCGCACGGGCAGTCCGCCGCCGTGGCCGAACAGCTCGGCGACGAGGTGCTCGTCGTCGACATGGGCGCCGACTTCCGGCTCGCGGACCCTGCCGACTGGGAGCGGTTCTACGGCTCCCCGCACGCCGGGACCTGGCCCTACGGCCTGCCCGAGCTGCCCGGAGCCCGCGCCGCGCTGGAGGGGACCAAGCGCATCGCCGTGCCCGGCTGCTACCCGACGGCCGTCTCCCTCGCACTCTTCCCGGCGTACGCGGCCGGCCTCGCCGAGCCCGAGGCCGTCGTCGTCGCCGCGTCCGGCACCTCCGGCGCGGGCAAGGCGGCCAAGCCGCACCTGCTCGGCTCCGAGGTCATGGGCAACATGACCCCGTACGGCGTCGGCGGGGTCCACCGGCATACACCCGAGATGATCCAGAACCTCGGGGCGGCGGCCGGTGAACCCGTATCCGTGTCCTTCACCCCGACCCTCGCGCCCATGCCCCGCGGCATCCTCGCCACGTGCAGCGCGAAGGCGAAGCCCGGGGTGAGCGCCGACTCGCTCCGCGCGGTCTACGAGAAGGCCTTCGCCGACGAGCCGTTCGTCGACCTGCTCCCCGAGGGACAGTGGCCCGCCACCGCGGCCGTGTACGGATCCAACGCCGTGCAGATCCAGGTCGCCCACGACGAGGCGGCCGGCCGGATCATCGTGATCAGCGCCATCGACAACCTCGCCAAGGGCACCGCCGGCGGCGCCCTGCAGAGCATGAACATCGCCCTCGGGCTCCCCGAGGACACAGGCCTTTCCACGATCGGAGTCGCACCGTGA
- a CDS encoding LysR family substrate-binding domain-containing protein, which produces MTGSEVPLAFRLAYVPGVTPTKWVRIWNERLPGTPLALVGVPAAEAAGLLRDGGADAGFVRLPVDRTDLSAIPLYTETTVVVIPKDHEGTAVEEMSAEDLAEEIVLHPLDDTLDWERPPGRPAFERPATTEDAVELVAAGVGLLVVPQSLARLYHRKDLTYRPLTGVPESRIALSWPEEETTDLVEEFIGIVRGRTVNSTRGRPPTPPQPKAKRADRKSGAPRKPAAGKPSRGGAGGSGGAKNAKGGAKRGKPRRRP; this is translated from the coding sequence GTGACAGGCTCGGAAGTACCCCTCGCGTTCCGGCTCGCCTACGTCCCGGGCGTGACCCCGACCAAGTGGGTGCGGATCTGGAACGAGCGGCTGCCCGGTACCCCGCTGGCCCTGGTCGGCGTCCCCGCCGCGGAGGCCGCCGGTCTGCTGCGTGACGGCGGCGCCGACGCCGGCTTCGTGCGGCTGCCCGTCGACCGTACGGACCTCAGCGCGATCCCCCTCTACACGGAGACGACCGTGGTCGTCATCCCCAAGGATCATGAGGGGACGGCCGTCGAGGAGATGTCGGCCGAGGACCTCGCCGAGGAGATCGTGCTGCATCCCCTCGACGACACCCTGGACTGGGAGCGCCCCCCGGGCCGGCCCGCGTTCGAGCGGCCCGCCACGACCGAGGACGCGGTGGAGCTGGTGGCCGCGGGCGTCGGGCTGCTCGTCGTCCCGCAGTCACTGGCGCGCCTGTACCACCGCAAGGACCTCACCTACCGCCCGCTGACGGGTGTCCCCGAGTCGCGGATCGCGCTGTCGTGGCCGGAGGAGGAGACGACCGACCTGGTGGAGGAGTTCATCGGGATCGTCCGGGGCCGGACGGTCAACAGCACCCGGGGACGCCCTCCGACACCGCCGCAGCCCAAGGCGAAGCGCGCCGACAGGAAGAGCGGCGCCCCCCGCAAACCGGCTGCGGGCAAGCCGTCCCGCGGCGGCGCGGGCGGCTCCGGAGGGGCCAAGAACGCCAAGGGCGGCGCCAAGCGCGGGAAGCCCCGCCGCCGGCCGTAG
- a CDS encoding SRPBCC family protein yields MSEIVDEIGRVHREVGTRRVGQDEAGSVLLRRTFDAATADVWDAVTSPERIARWFLPVTGDLRAGGSYQLEGNAGGEIIECVAPERLRVSWRFGPDPGFSEVEVRLTPEGGGRTVLELEHVSVVPEEFRSQYGPGAVGIGWDLSLLGLGWHLTGGGLSPQEAVEWQTSPEAKAFVARSGEEWGRAFAASGADPETVTATTVATIAFYTGE; encoded by the coding sequence ATGAGTGAGATCGTCGACGAGATCGGCCGGGTGCACCGGGAGGTCGGCACGCGCCGCGTGGGACAGGACGAGGCGGGCAGCGTGCTGCTGCGGCGGACCTTCGACGCCGCTACGGCCGATGTCTGGGACGCGGTGACCTCTCCGGAGCGGATCGCCCGGTGGTTCCTCCCGGTGACCGGGGATCTCCGGGCCGGGGGGAGCTACCAACTGGAGGGGAACGCCGGCGGCGAGATCATCGAGTGCGTGGCCCCGGAGCGGCTGCGGGTCTCCTGGCGGTTCGGCCCCGACCCCGGCTTCAGCGAGGTCGAGGTGCGCCTCACACCGGAGGGCGGCGGCCGGACGGTGCTCGAACTGGAACACGTGTCCGTGGTCCCGGAGGAGTTCCGTAGCCAGTACGGGCCGGGCGCGGTCGGCATCGGCTGGGACCTGTCCCTGCTGGGGCTCGGGTGGCACCTCACCGGCGGCGGGCTCAGCCCTCAGGAGGCCGTGGAGTGGCAGACCTCTCCCGAGGCCAAGGCGTTCGTGGCACGTTCGGGCGAGGAGTGGGGCCGGGCGTTCGCCGCTTCCGGCGCGGACCCGGAGACCGTGACCGCGACGACGGTGGCGACGATCGCCTTCTACACCGGGGAGTGA
- a CDS encoding histidine phosphatase family protein → MSVRVSLVAAARSSALLAERFDDDRPLDHAGWREVQLAAHTLVRLGAAELRYCSPTPRSRATGDALGFAPLVQLALRDCDMGRWRGLTLSEVAAREPAAVDAWLADPRSAPHGGESLLAFISRVGSWLDTRPVQEGALVAVAEPAVVRAVLVYALNAPPSTYWNVDVRPLSAVTITGSPGRWSVSFEALPR, encoded by the coding sequence ATGAGTGTTCGGGTGTCCCTGGTCGCCGCAGCACGCAGCTCCGCCCTCCTCGCCGAGCGTTTCGACGACGACCGGCCGCTCGACCACGCCGGCTGGCGTGAGGTCCAGCTCGCCGCCCACACCCTGGTGCGGCTCGGCGCCGCCGAGCTGCGCTACTGCTCGCCGACCCCGCGCAGCCGCGCCACGGGTGACGCCCTGGGTTTCGCCCCGCTCGTCCAGCTCGCCCTGCGCGACTGCGACATGGGCCGCTGGAGGGGGCTGACCCTGTCCGAGGTCGCCGCCCGCGAGCCGGCCGCCGTGGACGCCTGGCTCGCCGATCCGCGCTCCGCCCCGCACGGCGGGGAATCCCTGCTCGCCTTCATATCCAGGGTGGGAAGCTGGCTCGACACCCGTCCGGTCCAGGAGGGCGCCCTCGTCGCCGTCGCCGAACCCGCCGTCGTCCGCGCGGTTCTGGTGTACGCCCTGAACGCCCCGCCGTCGACGTACTGGAACGTCGACGTCCGGCCGCTCTCCGCCGTGACGATCACGGGATCCCCGGGGCGCTGGAGCGTCAGCTTCGAAGCGCTGCCGCGCTGA
- a CDS encoding DUF2199 domain-containing protein: MHHTAEAPAVWDPAFADADGCLLSSDRCVIHRQHHFVRGLIEIPVIGREEVFSWGVWVSLSRENYSRAVDLWDTPGREGEAPYFGWLTTELPVYPSMTLDLKTNVHTRAVGQLPFVELEPTDHPLAVEQRTGITPDRVREIAAAVLHPDGERQ; the protein is encoded by the coding sequence ATGCACCACACGGCCGAAGCCCCGGCGGTGTGGGATCCGGCCTTCGCCGATGCCGACGGCTGCCTGCTCTCGTCGGACCGGTGTGTGATCCACCGGCAGCACCACTTCGTCAGGGGCTTGATCGAGATACCCGTCATCGGCCGCGAGGAGGTGTTCTCCTGGGGCGTCTGGGTCTCCCTCAGCCGCGAGAACTACTCCCGCGCGGTGGACCTGTGGGACACCCCGGGACGGGAGGGCGAAGCACCGTACTTCGGCTGGCTCACCACCGAACTGCCGGTCTACCCGTCCATGACGCTGGACCTGAAGACCAACGTGCACACCCGTGCGGTCGGACAGCTCCCCTTCGTCGAACTCGAACCCACCGACCATCCCCTCGCCGTCGAGCAACGGACGGGGATCACTCCGGACCGCGTCCGTGAGATCGCCGCAGCCGTGCTGCACCCCGACGGTGAGCGGCAATGA
- a CDS encoding serine hydrolase domain-containing protein, whose protein sequence is MPQIQGHCDDRFAAVRDAFEANFAERDELGAAVTVLLDGAPVVDLWGGWADGARTRPWERDTVVNVWSTTKGPTALCAHVLVDRGLLDLDAPVSAYWPEFAAAGKESVRVRHLLSHRSGVAGLRDPHTLAELYDWELTTARLAATEPWWEPGTRSGYHAISYGFLVGEVVRRVTGLLPGEFLRQEITGPLSIDFSVGLPEQDAGRVAELVQPKAVSREQAALFAAMPPVAVASLLNPGTGIAAANTPGWRAAEIPAANGHGTARAVASLYGILAGRGTLDGRRILSEEAAERVREGQGSCRDLVLGAGFAHETELGLGLWLSGPNASYGPNPRAVGHDGAGGSCGLADPEAGIALGYVMNRMGPNIADDPRKMALVDAVYGALPAAQ, encoded by the coding sequence GTGCCCCAGATCCAAGGCCACTGTGACGACCGGTTCGCCGCGGTGCGCGACGCGTTCGAGGCGAACTTCGCCGAGCGCGACGAGCTGGGCGCGGCGGTGACCGTCCTGCTCGACGGCGCCCCCGTGGTGGACCTCTGGGGCGGCTGGGCCGACGGTGCGCGGACCCGCCCGTGGGAGCGGGACACCGTGGTCAACGTCTGGTCCACCACGAAGGGCCCGACCGCGCTCTGCGCCCACGTCCTCGTCGACCGCGGCCTCCTGGACCTGGACGCCCCGGTGTCGGCGTACTGGCCCGAGTTCGCCGCCGCGGGCAAGGAGTCCGTGCGCGTACGGCATCTGCTCTCGCACCGCTCCGGCGTCGCGGGGCTGCGTGATCCGCACACCCTGGCCGAGCTCTACGACTGGGAGCTGACCACGGCCCGCCTCGCGGCCACCGAACCCTGGTGGGAGCCGGGCACCCGCTCCGGGTACCACGCGATCTCCTACGGCTTCCTCGTCGGCGAGGTGGTCCGCCGGGTCACCGGCCTGCTGCCCGGGGAGTTCCTCCGGCAGGAGATCACCGGCCCCCTCTCCATCGACTTCTCGGTGGGCCTCCCGGAGCAGGACGCCGGACGCGTCGCCGAGCTGGTCCAGCCGAAGGCCGTCTCCCGCGAACAGGCCGCCCTGTTCGCGGCGATGCCACCGGTGGCCGTCGCCTCGCTGCTCAACCCCGGTACGGGCATCGCGGCCGCCAACACCCCCGGCTGGCGGGCCGCCGAGATCCCGGCGGCCAACGGCCACGGCACGGCCCGCGCGGTCGCCTCCCTCTACGGCATCCTCGCCGGGCGCGGCACCCTCGACGGCCGCCGGATCCTGTCCGAGGAGGCGGCCGAGCGGGTCCGCGAAGGGCAGGGCAGCTGCCGGGACCTGGTGCTGGGGGCGGGCTTCGCCCACGAGACCGAGCTGGGCCTCGGCCTCTGGCTGAGCGGCCCGAACGCCTCGTACGGCCCCAACCCGCGCGCCGTCGGCCACGACGGGGCGGGCGGCTCCTGCGGTCTCGCCGACCCCGAGGCCGGGATCGCGCTCGGCTACGTCATGAACCGCATGGGCCCGAACATCGCCGACGACCCGCGGAAGATGGCGCTGGTCGACGCGGTGTACGGCGCGCTCCCCGCGGCTCAGTAA
- a CDS encoding winged helix-turn-helix transcriptional regulator: MTTSRSGEPGRRPGERGDLMDPRCPARQLLDRIGTKWTSMAVKVLAQEAPDELRFAELRRRIPGISQKMLSVTLQSLVRDGLVARRVEPTVPPAVHYRLTELGLSLEEPLSALRAWAETHMPEIDRSNRLADEPPPG; the protein is encoded by the coding sequence GTGACCACGTCGAGGTCCGGCGAACCCGGCCGGCGGCCCGGTGAGCGGGGTGATCTGATGGATCCGCGCTGCCCGGCCCGCCAGTTGCTCGACCGTATCGGCACCAAGTGGACGTCGATGGCGGTCAAGGTGCTGGCCCAGGAGGCTCCGGACGAGCTCCGTTTCGCGGAACTGCGGCGCCGTATCCCCGGCATCTCGCAGAAGATGCTGTCCGTCACCCTGCAGAGTCTGGTCCGCGACGGCCTGGTCGCGCGCCGGGTGGAACCCACCGTGCCGCCCGCCGTCCACTACCGGCTCACCGAGCTCGGCCTGTCCCTCGAAGAGCCGCTCTCCGCCCTGCGGGCCTGGGCCGAGACACACATGCCGGAGATCGACCGCAGCAACCGGCTCGCCGACGAGCCACCCCCCGGCTAG
- a CDS encoding alpha/beta fold hydrolase produces MPELRHVPVNGVELNVALAGSGPAVLLLHGFPHTWELWTDVMADLSGRYRVIAPDLRGFGASSGAASGYDAGTLAEDAAALLTTLGVPSAAVVGIDAGTAPAFLLALRRPGLVRRLVVMESLLGTLPGAEDFLADGPPWWFGFHSAAPGLAETVLEGHEAAYVDWFLRAGTLGDGVRPGLRDAFVRAYTGRQALSRAFSYYRALPESAVQIEQAVATARLTVPTMALGARPVGAALERQLRPVTDDLTGHVIEDCGHIIPLHRPRALLRLLHPFLAGEDTKAAVVPPRCHSRSLGSTP; encoded by the coding sequence ATGCCCGAACTGCGGCACGTCCCCGTCAACGGTGTCGAACTGAACGTCGCTCTCGCCGGATCGGGCCCGGCCGTACTGCTGCTGCACGGTTTCCCGCACACCTGGGAGCTGTGGACGGACGTCATGGCCGACCTGTCCGGCCGTTACCGCGTCATCGCGCCGGACCTGCGCGGATTCGGCGCGAGCAGCGGGGCCGCCTCCGGGTACGACGCGGGCACCCTGGCCGAGGACGCCGCGGCGCTTCTCACCACGCTCGGTGTGCCCTCGGCCGCTGTGGTGGGCATCGACGCGGGTACCGCGCCGGCCTTCCTCCTCGCCCTGCGCCGCCCCGGTCTCGTCCGGCGCCTGGTCGTCATGGAGTCCCTTCTGGGCACGCTGCCCGGCGCCGAGGACTTCCTCGCCGACGGGCCGCCGTGGTGGTTCGGCTTCCATTCCGCCGCGCCCGGCCTAGCCGAGACCGTGCTGGAGGGCCACGAGGCCGCCTACGTCGACTGGTTCCTGCGCGCCGGCACGCTCGGCGACGGGGTGCGCCCCGGCCTCCGGGACGCCTTCGTCCGCGCGTACACCGGCCGCCAGGCGTTGAGCCGCGCGTTCTCGTACTACCGGGCGCTGCCCGAGAGCGCGGTACAGATCGAGCAGGCGGTCGCCACCGCCCGCCTGACGGTGCCGACGATGGCACTGGGCGCACGGCCCGTCGGTGCTGCGCTGGAACGTCAGCTCCGCCCGGTCACCGACGATCTCACCGGACACGTCATCGAGGACTGCGGCCACATCATTCCGCTGCACCGCCCGCGCGCCCTGCTCAGGCTGCTGCATCCGTTCCTGGCCGGCGAGGACACGAAGGCAGCGGTGGTCCCACCGAGGTGTCACAGCCGGTCACTAGGCTCCACGCCATGA
- a CDS encoding alpha/beta hydrolase: MASRSRSSRARRALLVALVTASVALPVSGAARPAAVPAPVPARLAPLDTAEPAVLEARYAAARYEIRAARDMAARHGDRRRAAALTAMAAPGRVFLMFDGRDGGRGVEVFGDLSRAGRIAVLVPGSGVDLDHYGRLRRGAEALLGELGPGAAVVAWLGYRTPTMLGPSSLTAARADEAAPGLRAFVRDVRRVRPAARVSLLCHSYGSVVCARAASGLDVADIVLYGSPGTGADDGAALGTRATVWAARGGDDWIGRVPHLVLPLPFGAVGFGTDPVSPAFGAKVFDAGDAGHSDYLRPGSVALRGIAAIVSGTAGARHA; encoded by the coding sequence ATGGCGTCCCGCTCACGGAGCAGCCGCGCGCGCCGCGCCCTGCTCGTCGCACTCGTCACCGCGTCGGTGGCCCTGCCGGTCTCGGGGGCGGCCCGCCCCGCCGCCGTTCCCGCCCCGGTCCCCGCGCGCCTCGCGCCGCTGGACACGGCGGAGCCCGCGGTGCTGGAGGCCAGGTACGCCGCCGCCCGGTACGAGATCCGCGCGGCGCGGGACATGGCCGCCCGCCACGGCGACCGGCGACGGGCCGCCGCGCTCACGGCCATGGCGGCTCCGGGACGCGTCTTCCTGATGTTCGACGGGCGCGACGGCGGCCGTGGCGTGGAGGTCTTCGGGGATCTGTCGCGGGCCGGACGGATCGCGGTGCTGGTGCCCGGTTCGGGCGTCGACCTCGATCACTACGGCCGTCTGCGGCGCGGCGCCGAGGCGCTCCTCGGCGAGCTGGGCCCCGGGGCCGCCGTCGTCGCCTGGCTCGGCTACCGGACACCCACCATGCTGGGTCCCTCGTCCCTGACTGCGGCTCGTGCCGACGAGGCTGCTCCCGGCCTGCGGGCCTTCGTCCGGGACGTGCGCCGGGTCAGGCCCGCCGCCCGGGTCTCCCTCCTCTGCCACTCGTACGGTTCCGTGGTCTGCGCCCGTGCCGCCTCCGGGCTCGATGTGGCGGACATCGTGCTGTACGGCAGTCCCGGCACCGGCGCGGACGACGGAGCGGCCCTGGGCACCCGGGCCACGGTCTGGGCGGCCCGGGGCGGGGACGACTGGATCGGCCGGGTCCCGCACCTGGTCCTTCCGCTGCCCTTCGGTGCCGTCGGGTTCGGGACGGACCCGGTGTCGCCGGCGTTCGGCGCGAAGGTCTTCGACGCGGGCGACGCCGGGCACAGCGACTACCTGAGACCGGGGAGCGTCGCGCTGCGGGGCATCGCCGCGATCGTCTCGGGGACGGCGGGGGCCCGTCATGCGTGA
- a CDS encoding response regulator transcription factor: MTIRVLIADDQMMVRQGFTVLLNAEPGIEVVGQAVDGLDALEKAAELGPDVVLMDIRMPRLGGIDATRRLTGEPGSAVKVLVLTTFDLDEYVYEALRAGASGFLLKDASADELAQAVRVVAAGDALLAPNLTKRLIAEFSRVSAGTRAPRTQRFGDLTERETEVLSLIAQGLSNAEIAAGLVVAEQTVKTHVSRILVKLGLRDRTQAAVFAYESGLVRPAGY, encoded by the coding sequence ATGACCATCCGCGTCCTGATCGCCGACGACCAGATGATGGTCCGTCAGGGCTTCACCGTACTGTTGAACGCCGAGCCCGGCATCGAGGTCGTCGGTCAGGCGGTGGACGGTCTGGACGCGCTGGAGAAGGCCGCCGAACTGGGCCCGGACGTCGTACTGATGGACATACGGATGCCCCGCCTGGGCGGCATCGACGCCACGCGCCGTCTCACCGGGGAGCCCGGTTCCGCGGTGAAGGTGCTCGTCCTGACCACCTTCGACCTCGACGAGTACGTCTACGAGGCGCTCCGCGCAGGTGCCTCCGGGTTCCTGCTGAAGGACGCCTCGGCCGACGAACTCGCCCAGGCCGTACGGGTGGTGGCGGCCGGGGACGCGCTGCTCGCCCCGAACCTCACCAAGCGCCTGATCGCCGAGTTCTCCCGGGTGAGCGCCGGAACGCGCGCTCCGCGGACGCAGCGCTTCGGTGACCTGACGGAACGGGAGACGGAGGTGCTGTCCCTGATCGCGCAGGGCCTCTCGAACGCGGAGATCGCGGCGGGCCTGGTGGTCGCGGAACAGACCGTGAAGACCCATGTGAGCCGGATCCTGGTGAAACTGGGTCTGCGCGACCGCACCCAGGCGGCCGTGTTCGCCTACGAGTCGGGGCTGGTGCGCCCGGCGGGTTACTGA
- a CDS encoding DUF5997 family protein — protein sequence MTSHQTTQTMKPATAAKKLGVYLEATPAEFQEGVVSRAELNALQSDPPEWLQELRRNGPHPRPVVASKLGVSIAGLARGGVTEPLTTEQIDALKQDGPEWLQKERATQAEVRKETVRIKERDAARAQQGDRD from the coding sequence ATGACGTCGCACCAGACCACCCAGACAATGAAGCCCGCCACCGCGGCGAAGAAGCTGGGTGTGTACCTCGAAGCCACCCCCGCCGAGTTCCAGGAGGGCGTCGTCTCGCGCGCCGAGCTGAACGCGCTGCAGTCCGACCCGCCCGAGTGGCTGCAGGAGCTGCGCCGCAACGGCCCGCACCCCCGGCCGGTCGTCGCCTCGAAGCTGGGCGTCTCCATCGCCGGTCTCGCGCGGGGCGGTGTCACGGAGCCCCTCACCACCGAGCAGATCGACGCCCTGAAGCAGGACGGCCCGGAGTGGTTGCAGAAGGAGCGCGCCACCCAGGCCGAGGTCCGCAAGGAGACGGTGCGCATCAAGGAGCGCGACGCCGCCCGCGCCCAGCAGGGCGACCGCGACTGA
- a CDS encoding acyltransferase family protein encodes MRDLVRRAEVRALVRRIEAATPPDRDRAVDALRALAILGVVGGHWLVTALVADSGTVHGESPLRYMPGLTPVSWVFQTLAVFFLVGGQVGAKGYASARARGESYGHWLRARTARLFRPVAVVTVVWAVAAAVMLASGVDDGTVRALGKLVWSPLWFLLVFVALTAATPLVARLHPLWPLAVVLYVDLFRLGLDGPASLGWINVAAGWLVPYCLGAAWARGGLSDRRTGWVLLLGGAGATAGLVLFAGYPASMVGVPGGALSNLDPPSLAAVTFGLAQCGAALLLLRPLRRILARPEVWAAVALMNLSAMTVFLWHQTAMIAVTSTVLFLSGPVPGLHTVPDGPGWVLARLAWLPVFALALLLCRSAFGAYEQRGGGRSTVVRSGSPALTTESHHA; translated from the coding sequence ATGCGTGACCTCGTTCGGCGCGCGGAGGTGCGCGCTCTCGTCCGGCGGATCGAAGCCGCCACTCCCCCGGACCGCGACCGCGCGGTCGACGCCCTGCGCGCCCTCGCCATCCTGGGTGTGGTGGGCGGCCACTGGCTGGTGACGGCCCTGGTCGCCGACAGCGGCACGGTCCACGGCGAGAGTCCGCTCCGGTACATGCCCGGACTCACCCCGGTCTCCTGGGTGTTCCAGACGCTCGCCGTCTTCTTCCTGGTGGGCGGTCAGGTCGGCGCGAAGGGCTACGCCTCGGCACGGGCCAGGGGCGAGTCCTACGGTCACTGGCTGAGGGCCCGTACGGCCAGGCTGTTCCGGCCGGTCGCCGTCGTCACGGTCGTATGGGCTGTGGCCGCCGCCGTGATGCTGGCCTCGGGGGTGGACGACGGGACGGTGCGCGCGCTCGGCAAGCTGGTGTGGTCGCCGCTGTGGTTCCTCCTGGTGTTCGTCGCGCTGACGGCGGCGACCCCGCTGGTCGCGCGGCTGCACCCGCTCTGGCCGCTGGCCGTCGTCCTGTACGTCGACCTGTTCCGGCTGGGCCTCGACGGCCCGGCCTCCCTGGGGTGGATCAACGTGGCCGCGGGCTGGCTGGTCCCCTACTGCCTGGGGGCGGCGTGGGCCCGTGGAGGGCTGAGCGACCGCCGGACCGGATGGGTGCTGCTGCTCGGGGGTGCGGGGGCGACGGCGGGGCTGGTGCTGTTCGCCGGATATCCCGCCTCCATGGTCGGGGTTCCGGGCGGGGCGCTCTCCAACCTCGACCCGCCGTCGCTCGCCGCCGTCACCTTCGGCCTCGCCCAGTGCGGCGCGGCCCTGCTGCTGCTTCGACCACTGCGGCGGATCCTGGCGCGGCCAGAGGTGTGGGCGGCGGTGGCGCTGATGAACCTGTCCGCGATGACGGTGTTCCTCTGGCACCAGACCGCGATGATCGCGGTCACGTCGACCGTGCTGTTCCTGAGCGGCCCGGTACCCGGCCTGCACACGGTCCCCGACGGCCCCGGGTGGGTGCTCGCCCGGCTCGCCTGGCTGCCGGTGTTCGCACTGGCGCTGCTGCTGTGCCGGTCCGCGTTCGGCGCGTACGAGCAACGGGGCGGCGGCCGTTCGACCGTCGTCCGATCCGGCTCCCCCGCCCTGACCACGGAGTCGCACCATGCCTAA